A stretch of Planococcus citri chromosome 5, ihPlaCitr1.1, whole genome shotgun sequence DNA encodes these proteins:
- the LOC135847144 gene encoding ras-related protein Rab-40C-like produces the protein MAEDSRPCNQPKQYDYLLKFLLVGDSDVGKQEILSGLEDGSSESPFCGGCAYKITTILLDGRRVKLQLWDASGQGRFCTIIRSYSRGAQGVLIVYDITNKWSFDGVDRWLKEVEDHAPGVPKVLIGNRLHLEFNRQVSTREAEAYAFKNQMAFFEVSSLVNFNIRESYCELSRRVLHRNGTKSNRVLSLQELCCKTIVSRTTTAYGINQLPLPELIKSHLRSYALSSLSPLSLTLSRNTNSKKHAKHCSSGQLRISHHPSSPQSESVPSETHCGGRNSCRIS, from the exons ATGGCAGAAGATTCGCGACCTTGCAACCAGCCCAAACAGTATGATTATCTGTTGAAGTTTCTACTCGTAGGTGATAGCGATGTAGGTAAACAAGAAATATTGAGCGGATTAGAAGACGGATCGTCAGAGTCACCATTTTGTGGCGGATGTG CGTACAAAATTACCACTATTTTACTGGACGGTAGAAGAGTCAAGCTGCAGTTATGGGATGCATCGGGACAAGGAAGATTTTGCACCATTATTCGATCGTATTCGAGAGGAGCTCAAGGTGTTTTGATCGTATACGATATTACCAATAAATGGTCTTTCGACGGAGTCGATCGATGGTTGAAAGAAGTCGAAGAT CATGCACCCGGAGTACCGAAAGTATTAATCGGAAATAGATTACATTTAGAGTTCAATCGACAAGTAAGCACTAGAGAAGCGGAAGCGTACGCGTTCAAGAATCAAATGGCTTTCTTCGAAGTAAGCTCGTTGGTTAACTTCAACATTCGCGAAAGTTACTGCGAATTGTCGCGCAGAGTTTTGCACAGAAACGGAACGAAGTCTAATAGAG TTCTCAGTTTACAAGAACTATGCTGTAAGACGATAGTTTCCAGGACGACTACTGCTTACGGTATAAATCAGCTACCGTTACCGGAATTAATCAAGTCTCACCTGAGATCGTACGCTCTTAGCAGTCTATCGCCATTATCGTTGACCCTGTCGCGAAATACCAACAGCAAGAAACACGCCAAACACTGCTCCAGCGGGCAACTGCGTATTTCTCATCATCCATCTTCGCCTCAAAGTGAAAGTGTACCCTCGGAGACTCATTGCGGCGGAAGAAACTCCTGTCGGATATCTTGA
- the LOC135847160 gene encoding uncharacterized protein LOC135847160, with the protein MGRLSKMSLWMEDNLMYGMTPKTLKKCPALWPMYGIMGVGVLWCVVFSARTFFFNPDGLNPITGKHNWDRYRDGTEFKLISFSKQIIPCQAPEYRMPGDPSDDSYATKSFAK; encoded by the exons atGGGCAgattgagtaaaatgagcctatGGATGGAGGACAACTTGATGTACGGTATGACCCCCAAGACGCTGAAGAAGTGTCCTGCG TTATGGCCTATGTACGGTATCATGGGCGTAGGAGTACTTTGGTGTGTCGTCTTCAGCGCTCGTACTTTCTTCTTCAATCCCGATGGTTTGAATCCAATCACTGGTAAACATAATTGGGACCGTTATCGCGATGGAACAGAATTCAAA CTAATTAGCTTCAGCAAACAGATTATACCTTGTCAAGCACCGGAATACAGAATGCCTGGTGATCCTTCTGATGATTCTTATGCGACCAAGAGTTTTGcgaaatga
- the LOC135848482 gene encoding zinc finger protein 271-like isoform X2 produces MNNEAHNTVPSSSASSTSTQEAAVGMQHDRPTTSDALRIPASSATMIPGIAKYWVLTNLFPGPIPQVSTVYTIPTSTSTRIEDGKNTISTTQPCLSTIPATESLTLIGEHRAISSTASQHQSQMAHHQALSQHQAVQSSSHQDVHQNRALAAASSGSGAGKNDEHCKDQQMDTSVKDERMSTDGHNSREKSVATETRLPVISMTGIQDVKPEHLMDVRTIDGQVLKVSSHAGDETANKTLGVEVVPSMPSMYKVNVEDLNQLLAYHEVFGKLQPTNASDMSTNGGDQNQQHSPTVAILHNSSGMVVKSCETLPNDSNNAGGVMSTDLSISNNSTSASPAPVIVPTGTHTCDICGKIFPFRYQMIVHRRYHAEKKPFTCQVCGKSFECNDDLLSHGKCHLGGSMYTCTICFHVFANDESLERHVKRHATDKPYACPTCAKCFARKEHLENHIRCHTGDTPYRCQYCHKFFTRKEHMVNHVRKHTGETPHRCDICKKSFTRKEHFVNHVMWHTGETPHTCRICGKKYTRKEHLANHLRSHTNDTPFKCEICGKSFTRKEHFTNHIMWHTGETPHRCDFCSKTFTRKEHLLNHVRQHTGESPHRCTYCTKSFTRKEHLVNHIRQHTGETPFQCQFCPKAFTRKDHLVNHVRQHTGESPHKCTYCPKSFTRKEHLTNHIRQHTGETPHRCHYCSKGFMRKEHLTNHIRIHTGESPHRCDFCNKTFTRKEHLTNHLRQHTGETEHNCTVCSKPFTRKEHLVNHMRSHTGERPFACTECGKSFPLKGNLLFHQRSHQKGIPAERPFKCDICPKDFTCKGHLVSHRRSHSNERPHACPQCNKCFVERSNMLKHIRKNHNMVVPPLMPPNAIPHTNPAILGAAGVTPSTSQAQAIAAAAAAAQIPQVAQPNAANIHHTSNPNPLALIVPVPNTVLATY; encoded by the exons ATGAATAATGAAGCGCATAACACCGTTCCATCCTCATCCGCATCCTCCACTTCGACTCAG GAGGCTGCTGTGGGGATGCAACATGATCGACCAACTACCTCGGACGCTTTACGAATACCCGCATCGTCGGCTACGATGATACCCGGCATCGCGAAATATTGGGTGCTGACTAATCTATTTCCGGGACCTATACCTCAG GTATCGACCGTTTACACGATTCCAACTTCGACATCGACCCGAATCGAAGATGGCAAGAACACGATTTCGACTACTCAACCGTGCTTGTCGACTATACCGGCTACCGAATCGCTGACACTGATCGGAGAACACCGAGCTATATCATCGACCGCTTCGCAGCATCAATCTCAA ATGGCTCATCATCAAGCTTTATCGCAACATCAGGCTGTTCAGTCGTCGTCGCATCAGGATGTTCATCAAAATCGAGCTTTAGCCGCGGCGAGTTCCGGTAGCGGGGCTGGTAAAAACGACGAGCATTGTAAAGATCAGCAGATGGATACGTCGGTCAAAGATGAACGTATGAGTACCGATGGTCATAATAGTCGAGAGAAATCCGTCGCCACCGAGACCAGGTTACCGGTTATATCGATGACtgg TATCCAAGACGTGAAACCAGAACACCTAATGGACGTACGCACCATAGACGGCCAAGTACTCAAAGTGAGCTCGCACGCCGGCGACGAAACGGCCAACAAAACGCTCGGCGTCGAAGTAGTGCCGAGTATGCCGTCCATGTACAAGGTGAACGTCGAAGACCTGAATCAGCTGCTCGCCTATCACGAAGTATTCGGCAAACTGCAACCGACTAACGCTTCGGACATGTCTACGAACGGCGGCGACCAAAACCAGCAACATTCGCCTACCGTAGCCATCCTGCACAACAGTTCCGGCATGGTGGTGAAGTCGTGCGAAACCCTGCCCAACGATTCGAACAACGCCGGCGGCGTTATGAGCACCGATTTGAGCATATCGAATAATTCGACGTCCGCGTCGCCGGCTCCGGTCATCGTGCCGACCGGTACGCATACGTGCGATATATGCGGCAAGATATTCCCATTCCGGTACCAGATGATCGTCCACAGAAGGTATCACGCTGAGAAGAAACCGTTCACGTGTCAG GTGTGCGGTAAATCATTCGAATGCAACGACGACCTGTTGAGCCACGGAAAATGCCACCTAGGCGGCAGCATGTACACGTGTACCATATGCTTCCACGTGTTCGCCAACGACGAGAGCCTGGAACGTCACGTGAAGCGGCACGCCACCGATAAACCGTACGCGTGTCCGACCTGTGCGAAGTGTTTCGCGCGCAAAGAGCACCTCGAGAATCACATACGTTGCCATACGGGCGACACTCCGTACCGTTGCCAGTACTGTCACAAGTTCTTCACGCGCAAAGAGCACATGGTGAACCACGTGCGCAAGCACACCGGCGAAACGCCGCATCGCTGCGACATCTGCAAGAAATCGTTCACCCGCAAAGAGCACTTCGTGAATCACGTGATGTGGCATACCGGCGAAACGCCGCACACGTGTCGCATCTGCGGCAAGAAGTACACGCGCAAAGAGCATCTGGCCAACCATCTGCGTTCGCACACCAACGATACGCCGTTCAAGTGCGAAATCTGCGGCAAATCGTTCACCCGCAAGGAGCACTTTACCAATCACATCATGTGGCACACGGGCGAGACGCCGCATCGATGCGACTTCTGCTCGAAAACCTTCACCCGTAAGGAGCATCTGCTGAACCACGTTCGTCAGCATACCGGCGAGTCGCCGCATCGTTGCACCTACTGTACAAAATCGTTCACCCGCAAGGAGCACTTGGTGAACCACATTCGCCAGCATACCGGCGAGACGCCGTTCCAGTGTCAATTCTGCCCGAAAGCGTTCACCCGCAAGGATCACCTGGTGAATCACGTTCGCCAGCATACCGGCGAATCGCCGCACAAGTGCACCTACTGCCCGAAATCGTTCACCCGCAAAGAGCACCTTACCAATCACATTCGCCAGCATACGGGCGAAACGCCGCACCGCTGTCACTACTGCTCCAAGGGTTTCATGCGCAAAGAGCACCTGACCAACCATATCCGCATCCATACGGGCGAGTCGCCGCATCGTTGCGACTTCTGCAACAAAACCTTCACCCGCAAAGAGCACCTGACCAACCATCTGCGTCAGCATACCGGCGAAACCGAGCACAACTGTACCGTCTGCTCGAAACCGTTCACCCGCAAAGAGCACCTGGTCAACCATATGCGCTCGCACACCGGCGAACGACCGTTCGCCTGCACCGAATGCGGCAAATCGTTCCCGCTCAAGGGTAACCTGCTGTTCCATCAGCGCAGCCATCAGAAAGGTATACCGGCCGAGCGTCCGTTCAAGTGCGACATCTGCCCGAAAGATTTCACCTGCAAGGGTCACCTGGTGTCGCACCGGCGTAGCCATTCGAACGAACGTCCGCACGCCTGCCCGCAGTGCAACAAGTGCTTCGTCGAACGATCCAACATGCTGAAGCATATACGTAAAAATCACAACATGGTGGTGCCGCCGTTGATGCCGCCTAACGCGATACCGCATACCAATCCGGCCATCTTAGGCGCCGCCGGAGTTACGCCCAGTACCTCGCAAGCGCAAGCTATCGCCGCCGCAGCAGCAGCCGCCCAAATACCGCAGGTAGCTCAACCGAACGCCGCCAACATACATCATACTTCGAATCCGAATCCGTTAGCTTTGATCGTGCCTGTACCGAATACCGTCTTGGCGACGTATTGA
- the LOC135848482 gene encoding zinc finger protein 271-like isoform X1, with amino-acid sequence MNNEAHNTVPSSSASSTSTQEAAVGMQHDRPTTSDALRIPASSATMIPGIAKYWVLTNLFPGPIPQVSTVYTIPTSTSTRIEDGKNTISTTQPCLSTIPATESLTLIGEHRAISSTASQHQSQNRPLVMTASTHHSAGDKAKIDKATCTESMETNQAIHCELAMVNGEARPQQQMIGSLTAQQHQQLQEQMAHHQALSQHQAVQSSSHQDVHQNRALAAASSGSGAGKNDEHCKDQQMDTSVKDERMSTDGHNSREKSVATETRLPVISMTGIQDVKPEHLMDVRTIDGQVLKVSSHAGDETANKTLGVEVVPSMPSMYKVNVEDLNQLLAYHEVFGKLQPTNASDMSTNGGDQNQQHSPTVAILHNSSGMVVKSCETLPNDSNNAGGVMSTDLSISNNSTSASPAPVIVPTGTHTCDICGKIFPFRYQMIVHRRYHAEKKPFTCQVCGKSFECNDDLLSHGKCHLGGSMYTCTICFHVFANDESLERHVKRHATDKPYACPTCAKCFARKEHLENHIRCHTGDTPYRCQYCHKFFTRKEHMVNHVRKHTGETPHRCDICKKSFTRKEHFVNHVMWHTGETPHTCRICGKKYTRKEHLANHLRSHTNDTPFKCEICGKSFTRKEHFTNHIMWHTGETPHRCDFCSKTFTRKEHLLNHVRQHTGESPHRCTYCTKSFTRKEHLVNHIRQHTGETPFQCQFCPKAFTRKDHLVNHVRQHTGESPHKCTYCPKSFTRKEHLTNHIRQHTGETPHRCHYCSKGFMRKEHLTNHIRIHTGESPHRCDFCNKTFTRKEHLTNHLRQHTGETEHNCTVCSKPFTRKEHLVNHMRSHTGERPFACTECGKSFPLKGNLLFHQRSHQKGIPAERPFKCDICPKDFTCKGHLVSHRRSHSNERPHACPQCNKCFVERSNMLKHIRKNHNMVVPPLMPPNAIPHTNPAILGAAGVTPSTSQAQAIAAAAAAAQIPQVAQPNAANIHHTSNPNPLALIVPVPNTVLATY; translated from the exons ATGAATAATGAAGCGCATAACACCGTTCCATCCTCATCCGCATCCTCCACTTCGACTCAG GAGGCTGCTGTGGGGATGCAACATGATCGACCAACTACCTCGGACGCTTTACGAATACCCGCATCGTCGGCTACGATGATACCCGGCATCGCGAAATATTGGGTGCTGACTAATCTATTTCCGGGACCTATACCTCAG GTATCGACCGTTTACACGATTCCAACTTCGACATCGACCCGAATCGAAGATGGCAAGAACACGATTTCGACTACTCAACCGTGCTTGTCGACTATACCGGCTACCGAATCGCTGACACTGATCGGAGAACACCGAGCTATATCATCGACCGCTTCGCAGCATCAATCTCAA AATCGACCATTGGTTATGACCGCCTCAACGCATCACTCCGCCGGTGATAAGGCTAAAATTGATAAAGCCACTTGTACAGAGAGCATGGAAACTAATCAG GCTATTCATTGCGAGCTGGCCATGGTTAACGGAGAAGCCAGGCCGCAACAGCAAATGATCGGCTCGTTGACCGCGCAACAACATCAGCAATTGCAGGAACAG ATGGCTCATCATCAAGCTTTATCGCAACATCAGGCTGTTCAGTCGTCGTCGCATCAGGATGTTCATCAAAATCGAGCTTTAGCCGCGGCGAGTTCCGGTAGCGGGGCTGGTAAAAACGACGAGCATTGTAAAGATCAGCAGATGGATACGTCGGTCAAAGATGAACGTATGAGTACCGATGGTCATAATAGTCGAGAGAAATCCGTCGCCACCGAGACCAGGTTACCGGTTATATCGATGACtgg TATCCAAGACGTGAAACCAGAACACCTAATGGACGTACGCACCATAGACGGCCAAGTACTCAAAGTGAGCTCGCACGCCGGCGACGAAACGGCCAACAAAACGCTCGGCGTCGAAGTAGTGCCGAGTATGCCGTCCATGTACAAGGTGAACGTCGAAGACCTGAATCAGCTGCTCGCCTATCACGAAGTATTCGGCAAACTGCAACCGACTAACGCTTCGGACATGTCTACGAACGGCGGCGACCAAAACCAGCAACATTCGCCTACCGTAGCCATCCTGCACAACAGTTCCGGCATGGTGGTGAAGTCGTGCGAAACCCTGCCCAACGATTCGAACAACGCCGGCGGCGTTATGAGCACCGATTTGAGCATATCGAATAATTCGACGTCCGCGTCGCCGGCTCCGGTCATCGTGCCGACCGGTACGCATACGTGCGATATATGCGGCAAGATATTCCCATTCCGGTACCAGATGATCGTCCACAGAAGGTATCACGCTGAGAAGAAACCGTTCACGTGTCAG GTGTGCGGTAAATCATTCGAATGCAACGACGACCTGTTGAGCCACGGAAAATGCCACCTAGGCGGCAGCATGTACACGTGTACCATATGCTTCCACGTGTTCGCCAACGACGAGAGCCTGGAACGTCACGTGAAGCGGCACGCCACCGATAAACCGTACGCGTGTCCGACCTGTGCGAAGTGTTTCGCGCGCAAAGAGCACCTCGAGAATCACATACGTTGCCATACGGGCGACACTCCGTACCGTTGCCAGTACTGTCACAAGTTCTTCACGCGCAAAGAGCACATGGTGAACCACGTGCGCAAGCACACCGGCGAAACGCCGCATCGCTGCGACATCTGCAAGAAATCGTTCACCCGCAAAGAGCACTTCGTGAATCACGTGATGTGGCATACCGGCGAAACGCCGCACACGTGTCGCATCTGCGGCAAGAAGTACACGCGCAAAGAGCATCTGGCCAACCATCTGCGTTCGCACACCAACGATACGCCGTTCAAGTGCGAAATCTGCGGCAAATCGTTCACCCGCAAGGAGCACTTTACCAATCACATCATGTGGCACACGGGCGAGACGCCGCATCGATGCGACTTCTGCTCGAAAACCTTCACCCGTAAGGAGCATCTGCTGAACCACGTTCGTCAGCATACCGGCGAGTCGCCGCATCGTTGCACCTACTGTACAAAATCGTTCACCCGCAAGGAGCACTTGGTGAACCACATTCGCCAGCATACCGGCGAGACGCCGTTCCAGTGTCAATTCTGCCCGAAAGCGTTCACCCGCAAGGATCACCTGGTGAATCACGTTCGCCAGCATACCGGCGAATCGCCGCACAAGTGCACCTACTGCCCGAAATCGTTCACCCGCAAAGAGCACCTTACCAATCACATTCGCCAGCATACGGGCGAAACGCCGCACCGCTGTCACTACTGCTCCAAGGGTTTCATGCGCAAAGAGCACCTGACCAACCATATCCGCATCCATACGGGCGAGTCGCCGCATCGTTGCGACTTCTGCAACAAAACCTTCACCCGCAAAGAGCACCTGACCAACCATCTGCGTCAGCATACCGGCGAAACCGAGCACAACTGTACCGTCTGCTCGAAACCGTTCACCCGCAAAGAGCACCTGGTCAACCATATGCGCTCGCACACCGGCGAACGACCGTTCGCCTGCACCGAATGCGGCAAATCGTTCCCGCTCAAGGGTAACCTGCTGTTCCATCAGCGCAGCCATCAGAAAGGTATACCGGCCGAGCGTCCGTTCAAGTGCGACATCTGCCCGAAAGATTTCACCTGCAAGGGTCACCTGGTGTCGCACCGGCGTAGCCATTCGAACGAACGTCCGCACGCCTGCCCGCAGTGCAACAAGTGCTTCGTCGAACGATCCAACATGCTGAAGCATATACGTAAAAATCACAACATGGTGGTGCCGCCGTTGATGCCGCCTAACGCGATACCGCATACCAATCCGGCCATCTTAGGCGCCGCCGGAGTTACGCCCAGTACCTCGCAAGCGCAAGCTATCGCCGCCGCAGCAGCAGCCGCCCAAATACCGCAGGTAGCTCAACCGAACGCCGCCAACATACATCATACTTCGAATCCGAATCCGTTAGCTTTGATCGTGCCTGTACCGAATACCGTCTTGGCGACGTATTGA
- the eIF3b gene encoding eukaryotic translation initiation factor 3 subunit B, with amino-acid sequence MAKKKDSEKQNASENSNKNGEEPNYEDPDGFVDDVSDDELLGDILARKPKETDGFDNVIIVDGIPEVGTDRLEKLKGVIDKIFSKFGAIVSDYYPKNDQGVTKGYVFIEYNNAQSARDAVAQLNNYKLDKKHTFLVNLFTDYEKFTTIPDQWEPPSPAPFPERPNLQEYLLEPDAYDQYLIFDSDWHVQIWSNSSPHPTLLEDRERWTESFVRWSPLGTYLATCHKPGVALWGGPNFTKVMRFVQSNVQVIDFSPCEQYLITLSPQPDSSDQKKLIIFDIRTGMEKRSFVVDGAPTWPIFRWSKDDKYFARIGVNMLSVYETPSFGLLDKKSISVNGIKDFMWSPSDNILAYWVAEDKDVPAKVVLLEIPSRSEIRANNLFNVADCKIHWQKMGDYLCVKVDRYAKLKKEKGEVKYSGMHYNFEIFHMREKNIPVDIIEIKEPIHAFAWEPVGSKFAIVQGEQNSVKVAFYDIKSAQKLSLMKLLEKRVCSHLFWSPAGQYIVLAELREIGALEFIDTNDFSTMASGEHFKASQVEWDPTGRYVVSSSSAWSNKMDTGYWIWSFQGKVIRRNNSNTFWEIKWRPRPPTLLSEKQLKDIKKNLKKYTVQFEQKDRIRLTKASKDVVEKRQKLWRDFQEYREKRIEEWKEQKEERLQLRHHIDTDDVNNDSHNHEEEIVEFIVKEEVTVID; translated from the exons atgGCCAAGAAGAAAGATTCGGAGAAGCAGAACGCGTCCGAGAATAGTAATAAGAACGGAGAAGAACCGAATTACGAGGATCCCGACGGCTTCGTAGATGATGTCTCCGATGACG AACTTCTCGGCGATATTCTCGCGAGAAAGCCCAAGGAAACGGATGGTTTCGACAATGTTATCATAGTCGATGGTATACCCGAAGTTGGAACCGATCGTTTGGAAAAGCTCAAAGGAgttattgataaaatattctCGAAATTTGGCGCCATCGTTAGCGATTATTATCCGAAAAATGATCAAGGTGTTACGAAAGG ATACGTTTTCATCGAATACAATAACGCCCAGTCAGCTCGCGACGCTGTAGCTCAGCTAAACAATTATAAATTGGATAAGAAACATACTTTTTTAGTTAATTTATTCACCGATTACGAAAA ATTTACCACTATACCCGATCAATGGGAACCACCATCTCCTGCTCCTTTCCCCGAAAGACCGAATTTACAAGAATATCTCTTAGAACCGGATGCCTACGATCAGTATTTGATATTTGATTCCGATTGGCATGTTCAAATTTGGTCGAATAGCTCTCCTCATCCTACTCTGCTCGAAGATCGTGAA CGATGGactgaatcattcgttcgctgGTCACCTCTCGGTACATACCTTGCAACGTGTCATAAACCAGGAGTTGCATTATGGGGTGGACCGAACTTTACAAAAGTTATGCGTTTCGTCCAATCGAACGTTCAAGTTATCGATTTTTCGCCTTGCGAACA ATATCTAATTACATTATCGCCCCAACCTGATTCATCCGATCAgaagaaattgatcatttttgatatTCGTACCGGTATGGAGAAGAGATCTTTCGTCGTGGACGGTGCTCCTACGTGGCCCATCTTCCGCTGGTCCAAAGATGATAAATATTTCGCTAGGATTGGTGTCAATATGCTCAGTGTTTATGAAACACCG TCTTTCGGTTTGCTGGACAAGAAGAGTATTTCTGTGAACGGTATCAAAGATTTTATGTGGTCTCCTTCGGATAACATATTAGCTTATTGGGTCGCTGAAGATAAAGATGTACCAGCCAAAGTGGTACTTTTGGAAATCCCCAG tcGTTCGGAAATCCGAGCCAATAATCTGTTCAACGTAGCCGATTGTAAAATCCATTGGCAAAAGATGGGCGACTATTTATGCGTCAAAGTAGACCGATAcgctaaattgaaaaaagaaaaaggagaaGTGAAATACAGC GGAATGCATTACAATTTCGAAATATTCCACATGAGGGAAAAGAACATCCCGGTTGACATTATCGAAATCAAAGAACCAATCCACGCGTTCGCTTGGGAACCGGTCGGATCTAAATTCGCTATCGTCCAAGGCGAACAGAACAGCGTCAAAGTAGCCTTTTACGATATTAAATCAGCTCAAAAATTATCACTCATGA AACTATTGGAAAAGAGGGTTTGCTCGCATTTATTCTGGTCTCCGGCCGGCCAGTACATCGTTTTAGCCGAATTACGCGAAATAGGTGCTTTGGAATTCATCGACACGAATGATTTCTCGACTATGGCGAGCGGAGAGCACTTCAAAGCTTCTCAAGTCGAATGGGATCCTACTGGACGATACGTTGTATCTTCTTCAAGCGCCTGGAGTAATAAA ATGGATACCGGTTACTGGATTTGGTCGTTCCAAGGTAAAGTCATCCgaagaaataattcaaatacGTTTTGGGAAATCAAATGGCGGCCCAGACCACCTACTTTGCTATCGGAGAAACAGCTCAAAGATATTAAgaagaatttgaagaaatacaccgttcaatttgaacaaaaagatAGGATCAGATTAACGAAAGCGTCCAAGGACGTGGTAGAAAAGAGACAGAAATTATGGCGAGACTTCCAAGAATATCGCGAGAAACGAATAGAAGAATGGAAAGAACAAAAAGAAGAACGGTTGCAATTGCGCCATC ATATTGATACTGATGATGTTAACAACGATTCGCATAATCACGAAGAAGAAATAGTTGAATTTATTGTTAAAGAAGAAGTAACCGTTATCGATTGA